Proteins from a single region of Palaemon carinicauda isolate YSFRI2023 chromosome 1, ASM3689809v2, whole genome shotgun sequence:
- the LOC137657573 gene encoding novel acetylcholine receptor chaperone isoform X2 — protein MASIVLKSLSRKEFARYSKVFPLSQTLEFKIPSKWYRRTVGGLEVFCGFCLTFIPSKRIKQAANLVLVIMMLFATYNHWMVGDKFERLAPSLVFFFMLTCRMIVEYQIRRKEKLDKEKAKTPPASADSAVKETDAAATTAPTATPVSQSKSKKTD, from the exons AGAAAAGAATTCGCACGATACAGTAAGGTGTTCCCCCTATCGCAGACGTTAGAGTTTAAAATTCCATCGAAGTGGTACCGACGGACCGTTGGAGGCTTGGAGGTTTTCTGTGGGTTCTGCCTTACTTTCATTCCATCAA AAAGAATAAAGCAAGCGGCAAATTTGGTGCTAGTTATTATGATGCTGTTTGCGACTTATAACCACTGGATGGTTGGGGACAAGTTTGAAAGATTAGCGCCTTCTTTG GTTTTCTTCTTCATGTTGACCTGTAGAATGATCGTCGAGTACCAAATACGGAGGAAAGAAAAACTAGACAAGGAAAAAGCCAAGACACCTCCCGCTTCTGCAGATTCGGCCGTCAAAGAAACCgacgctgctgctactactgcccCGACGGCAACACCAGTTTCGCAAAGCAAATCAAAGAAAACAGATTAG